In a genomic window of Clavelina lepadiformis chromosome 7, kaClaLepa1.1, whole genome shotgun sequence:
- the LOC143465276 gene encoding mRNA-decapping enzyme 1B-like isoform X1, with translation MEFEGQMRTNLEALQRQDPCISKIVDFASPVAVYTFCSQSRKWEKTEMEGTLYVYTRGIFPKFGFTIMNQGSREYLAEVLTPDLEFRNHRDEFLIYRNSKSPVMIYGLWFYVVHDFKRIGTLLMSHCKKEEPFSPPNMKLSANDESVLWSPNTTFDSGTSSVYETAFDEVFSQLAPKEKSHHLHDNNIQKLAKEKDGSANEIGKPVLANLDI, from the exons ATGGAGTTTGAAGGCCAGATGCGAACGAATTTAGAAGCACTTCAGCGCCAAGATCCCTGCATTTCAAAGATCGTAGATTTTGCAAGTCCAGTCGCGGTTTATACTTTCTGTTCCCAAAGTAGGAAATGG GAGAAAACTGAAATGGAGGGAACGTTATATGTCTATACACG TGGCATTTTCCCTAAGTTTGGCTTCACAATTATGAACCAAGGAAGTAGAGAATATTTGGCCGAAGTTCTTACACCTGATCTAGAATTTCGGAACCACCGGGACGAATTCTTAATTTATAGGAACTCCAAAT cACCAGTAATGATTTACGGTCTGTGGTTCTATGTAGTGCACGATTTCAAACGCATTGGAACACTTTTAATGAG TCATTGCAAAAAGGAAGAGCCTTTCTCACCTCCTAACATGAAACTGTCAGCGAATGACGAATCTGTTCTTTGGTCTCCGAATACAACATTCGACAGCGGCACTTCCTCCGTATATGAAACTGCCTTTGATGAGGTATTTAGTCAACTTGCTCCCAAAGAAAAG AGCCACCATCTGCACGATAATAATATACAAAAACTCGCAAAAGAAAAGGATGGGTCGGCCAATGAGATTGGAAAACCTGTTTTAGCAAATTTGGATATTTGA
- the LOC143465622 gene encoding kelch-like protein 12, protein MLASLKSEFLSGPDTDEVEYDRNGQISFLKLADKHRQSGFYNDVTIRVNGRDFGANKMVLGSFSKYFHEQFTVKKPNQEVINIEDADAESVRLLIEFIYTESITVTKENVYDLLATADLLCVDEVKQFCALYLARCLCPRNVWVVRSLGDYNNHSKMLVEMADAYLRNNSEQILGNQDDVNPLMAGQMKIGIQARNKKVISEESMFKKLILWVKYNQEDRRKKFPNLFRLLNLGSMSHYSLEEVVANEELVRENTACYELYVATLRDNFNKARRRRESEISQATNFLVLGGKSPTNDVIQLDTNKFEWRTFPKTTNTRLGSSAATVQDRVYIVGGLSQDLATCRATDKVEFWDFGQTGQQRWVKTSPMKKKRYVTGAVALNGNLLVVGGADEMGYFLASSETYDPIRDEWNLWRNMNKMISAHAVAVCRGSVYVIGGHDTRKVLSNGERCDARSGEWEEIAPMRNARRWPAAAVLGDTIYAIGGDETGDKKSPLDTVEAYDVRANAWRSVDCLTNQRRGCGACAVGGKIYCVGGADASVTHTTVECYDPVGDEWSALLKEADSELLYPAVAVMPVT, encoded by the exons ATGCTGGCATCCTTAAAATCGGAGTTTTTATCCGGGCCCGATACAGATGAAGTAGAATATGACAGGAACGGTCAAATATCGTTTCTAAAGCTTGCGGACAA ACACCGACAGTCTGGTTTttataatgacgtcacgataCGCGTGAATGGTCGCGACTTCGGGGCGAACAAAATGGTTTTGGggagtttttcaaaatatttccatgAGCAATTCACAGTCAAG AAACCAAACCAGGAGGTGATAAATATAGAGGATGCCGATGCGGAGAGTGTTCGACTTTTGATAGAGTTCATTTACACCGAGTCGATCACCGTCACTAAGGAGAACGTATACGATCTACTGGCGACCGCCGACTTGCTGTGTGTTGACG AGGTCAAACAGTTTTGCGCCCTTTATCTCGCCCGTTGTTTGTGCCCAAGAAACGTCTGGGTTGTCAGAAGTCTGGGTGATTACAACAATCACAGCAAAATGCTGGTGGAGATGGCGGATGCGTATTTGAGGAATAATTCGGAACAAATCCTCGGTAATCAAGATGACGTCAATCCGCTGATGGCCGGCCAGATGAAAATTGGCATTCAGGCCAGGAACAAAAAG GTGATTTCGGAAGAGTCGATGTTCAAGAAATTGATTTTGTGGGTGAAATACAACCAGGAAGATCGAAGGAAAAAATTTCCCAATCTTTTTCGGTTGTTAAACTTGGGTAGCATGTCACATTATTCATTGGAAGAAGTTGTGGCCAACGAG GAACTGGTCAGAGAAAACACGGCTTGCTACGAACTCTACGTCGCGACCTTGCGGGacaattttaataaagcaCGCCGGCGGAGAGAAAGTGAAATCAGCC aGGCTACAAATTTTCTCGTGCTCGGGGGAAAATCCCCTACAAATGACGTAATACAGCTGGACACCAACAAATTTGAATGGAGAACATTTCCG aaaacaacaaacacaagGTTGGGGTCTTCAGCAGCTACGGTCCAGGACAGAGTGTACATAGTGGGAGGCCTTAGCCAAGACTTGGCAACTTGCAGAGCAACCGATAAAGTTGAGTTTTGGGATTTTGGTCAAACCGGCCAGCAGCGCTGGGTCAAAACCTCGccaatgaaaaagaaaagataCGTCACAGGAGCCGTAGCTTTGAACG GTAATCTGCTGGTGGTGGGAGGAGCAGACGAAATGGGATATTTCTTGGCATCCTCCGAAACATACGACCCAATACGAGACGAGTGGAATCTATGGCGGAACATGAACAAGATGATATCTGCCCACGCGGTGGCAGTGTGCAGAG GCTCCGTTTACGTCATTGGCGGTCACGACACTAGAAAAGTTTTGTCCAATGGGGAAAGATGTGATGCAAGATCAGGAGAATGGGAAGAAATCGCCCCGATGAGGAATGCACGACGGTGGCCGGCTGCGGCTGTGCTAGGCGACACAATCTACGCTATAG GTGGCGATGAAACTGGCGACAAGAAATCCCCGTTGGACACTGTCGAAGCCTATGACGTCAGAGCAAACGCTTGGAGGTCGGTGGATTGTTTGACCAATCAGAGAAGAGGCTGCGGCGCATGCGCAGTAGGCGGGAAGATTTACTGCGTTGGAGG AGCAGACGCGTCCGTTACGCACACCACCGTCGAGTGCTATGACCCGGTAGGAGACGAATGGTCCGCTCTTCTTAAGGAAGCCGACTCTGAGCTGCTGTACCCTGCCGTGGCTGTGATGCCGGTCACGTGA
- the LOC143465036 gene encoding uncharacterized protein LOC143465036 gives MVAIMASEAETRINLTALQRQDPYISNILDSATQVAVYTFNHGSGEWEKTEMEGTLFVYSRIAPPTTGFTIMNQLSMENLTEALTADLEFQNQDPFLLYRNAKLMIYGLWFYDMYDCTRIGKLLINLCKGEKPSAPNKQLAVKNDLVVPSPNSTGGSSSTSSISETAIDEELIQVAPDEKIQTSATTNGPNQPVNIMDLLFKAKDRYDKDHSIETNKEEPTKRNDAAANENAQPHFVNFDSSRKVSVASLFSQSNAKPENRTRPSSADMFERRETENTRNSTNTSNQGNRRYAARSLSLSFSNEQFHNAHKNIVNGAISVEELESPVMGKPSRRSRYHSTSEGLVRNGPSPRMPLAEESALSKLFAPVSKTVAKPDNQLATLPQFVSNFSQNLSNSNKASALSQTVISSGGLPPKPPKTLHRSQSIPSTVTMLDSGDPPRKILTDEIEATKAPFASSLPAPLMATLHENPNVAGLVKSMSVASGLAGMNRMPPAMQPVQLAATLHGTAKKDREKMLLLSPHALQPVRNRPRNVQCNNTSDTCSNTTPITATVSLSTVASPLVQNKPSTSNTKTLISPEDFEHSTTTPQKTMELRQRLLPTKEQLSLDKVQLSKVLIHLLQTDQTFVDSIHKAYIVGTEAARGDGTSTNGVPPLPVWK, from the exons ATGGTTGCAATAATGGCGTCTGAAGCCGAAACGCGCATTAATTTGACTGCACTTCAGCGTCAAGACCCAtacatttcaaacattttagaTTCTGCAACTCAAGTCGCCGTTTATACTTTTAATCATGGAAGTGGAGAATGG GAAAAAACCGAAATGGAGGGAACATTATTTGTATATTCACG TATTGCTCCTCCCACCACTGGCTTCACAATCATGAACCAACTGAGCATGGAAAACCTGACTGAGGCTCTCACTGCCGACCTGGAGTTCCAAAACCAAGATCCTTTCTTGCTTTACAGAAATGCTAAAT taaTGATTTACGGTTTATGGTTCTATGACATGTATGACTGCACTCGGATTGGGAAACTTCTAATTAA TCTCTGCAAAGGGGAAAAACCTTCCGCACCCAACAAGCAACTGGCAGTGAAGAACGACCTCGTTGTGCCATCACCAAATTCAACAGGTGGCAGCAGCAGTACCTCGTCCATATCGGAAACCGCCATCGATGAAGAATTGATCCAGGTTGCTCCGGACGAAAAGATTCAAACGTCCGCAACTACAAATGGCCCAAACCAACCTGTCAATATTATGGACTTGCTATTTAAAGCCAAGGATCGTTATGATAAG GACCACTCTATCGAAACTAATAAAGAAGAACCTACAAAACGAAACGACGCTGCAGCCAATGAGAATGCACAGCCCCATTTTGTGAACTTTGATAGTTCAAGGAAG GTCAGTGTTGCATCGTTGTTCAGTCAGTCCAATGCAAAACCTGAAAACCGTACTCGTCCGTCCTCCGCAGACATGTTTGAAAGAAGAGAAACCGAAAACACTCGCAATTCTACTAATACTTCGAACCAGGGAAATAGACGTTATGCCGCGCGTTCCCTCTCACTGTCGTTCTCAAACGAACAGTTTCATAACGCACACAAGAACATCGTTAATGGTGCTATTTCTGTTGAAGAACTAGAAAGTCCCGTAATGGGCAAGCCTTCAAGACGCTCACGATACCACTCCACTAGTGAAGGGTTGGTAAGGAATGGGCCTTCACCGCGAATGCCTCTTGCAGAGGAATCTGCCCTCAGTAAGCTTTTTGCGCCCGTCTCGAAGACCGTTGCAAAACCTGACAATCAATTGGCCACGCTGCCCCAGtttgtttcaaacttttcacaaaatctGAGCAATAGCAATAAAGCCTCCGCGCTCAGCCAAACTGTCATATCTAGTGGTGGCTTACCGCCAAAACCACCAAAGACACTGCATCGTTCCCAGTCAATTCCAAGCACAGTGACGATGCTTGATAGTGGGGATCCCCCCAGAAAGATATTAACTGATGAAATTGAAGCAACGAAAGCCCCATTTGCATCGTCGCTCCCCGCCCCACTGATGGCGACCCTGCACGAGAACCCTAATGTTGCTGGCTTGGTTAAAAGCATGTCTGTGGCAAGTGGACTTGCTGGCATGAATCGAATGCCACCTGCCATGCAGCCAGTACAGCTTGCTGCCACGCTACATGGCACTGCGAAGAAAGACCGGGAGAAAATGCTGTTGTTGTCTCCACACGCTCTACAACCTGTGAGGAACAGACCTCGAAACGTGCAGTGCAATAATACTTCAGACACAT GTAGCAATACAACTCCAATAACAGCGACTGTGTCTCTGTCTACAGTTGCTTCTCCTCTGGTACAAAATAAA CCGTCTACGTCGAACACAAAAACCTTGATATCTCCAGAAGATTTCGAACATTCCACAACAACGCCACAAAAAACTATGGAACTAAGACAACGTTTACTGCCAACCAAAGAACAACTGTCTCTGGATAAAGTACAGCTTTCAAAAGTTCTGATCCATTTATTGCAG ACTGACCAGACCTTTGTGGACTCAATTCACAAAGCTTACATTGTTGGAACGGAAGCCGCTCGTGGTGACGGCACCAGTACCAATGGCGTACCGCCGCTTCCAGTATGGAAATGA
- the LOC143465276 gene encoding mRNA-decapping enzyme 1B-like isoform X2, whose product MEFEGQMRTNLEALQRQDPCISKIVDFASPVAVYTFCSQSRKWEKTEMEGTLYVYTRGIFPKFGFTIMNQGSREYLAEVLTPDLEFRNHRDEFLIYRNSKSPVMIYGLWFYVVHDFKRIGTLLMSHCKKEEPFSPPNMKLSANDESVLWSPNTTFDSGTSSVYETAFDESHHLHDNNIQKLAKEKDGSANEIGKPVLANLDI is encoded by the exons ATGGAGTTTGAAGGCCAGATGCGAACGAATTTAGAAGCACTTCAGCGCCAAGATCCCTGCATTTCAAAGATCGTAGATTTTGCAAGTCCAGTCGCGGTTTATACTTTCTGTTCCCAAAGTAGGAAATGG GAGAAAACTGAAATGGAGGGAACGTTATATGTCTATACACG TGGCATTTTCCCTAAGTTTGGCTTCACAATTATGAACCAAGGAAGTAGAGAATATTTGGCCGAAGTTCTTACACCTGATCTAGAATTTCGGAACCACCGGGACGAATTCTTAATTTATAGGAACTCCAAAT cACCAGTAATGATTTACGGTCTGTGGTTCTATGTAGTGCACGATTTCAAACGCATTGGAACACTTTTAATGAG TCATTGCAAAAAGGAAGAGCCTTTCTCACCTCCTAACATGAAACTGTCAGCGAATGACGAATCTGTTCTTTGGTCTCCGAATACAACATTCGACAGCGGCACTTCCTCCGTATATGAAACTGCCTTTGATGAG AGCCACCATCTGCACGATAATAATATACAAAAACTCGCAAAAGAAAAGGATGGGTCGGCCAATGAGATTGGAAAACCTGTTTTAGCAAATTTGGATATTTGA
- the LOC143465584 gene encoding integrator complex subunit 4-like, whose amino-acid sequence MAVHLKKRAYEEFGHVIQEAPKLKLRKLRISKPSSSEPATLSAVSEDIQLDLEGQPSHVVLQILLKFSKQLPVSADHAQQICDILLKHFHSEKNTAVRAKIAWLLRRLSSTLGFHPLQTADKIIILMDAEVSGKVLAQLWSAALSIALRLTQEKSLHQKLVTMACSGLTDHHQEVRCCCLNVIGNLATNKNTSKLPSEKRWDQVNVHTLVADYFADPEPRVRSASLRALILMHQRGQRLELNVYEQSCAALNDDHEVVRLTAVELVWILSHVYPESLVKAPCSDEKIRLVDDAFAKICNLFNDSSYKVRAEAARLLGSMHLVSDSFLFQTLDKKLMSDLRRKKSLNEQAKEGFVEEFSSGAKWADDAVPREQNPDTTTLMNSGACGAFVHGLEDEMMEVRTAAVDSLTELASQRSNSSFAQAALDFLVDCLNDEIEAVRLNAVNSLHMIVEHVTLLEDQLDNVHSAMEDSSGDIRAGIHQLLSSCRLMSKSCLYDTVMMLLKNLNKYPQDRHSVWKTQQRLGKHHSELVYLLVPQLLSCHPFFDTSEPEMDDPSYISILILVFNAAESCPQMIQLFPEHVLRHYQYLRDSIPELVPQDIQLTTNTSGVDFCIQSPPHQSDSNNDPASFLQQTLARVRDLKSHETSTQRILLERTIHDLRHTVEIAPSLSSTAQCSADFLQAQLLLLKAVDKKSWSGSAQICCQHIAFAKPAADQIIQLTLELEHLYLGLSDEEVAMIRQLRIKAQALLFVLQLQELTAGKQSQPQQDNARLTSLCKKFFRMVEGLQIFLNDRSLTPDSFARTLFNELLKLSPQKHSLIIKFLQPLLSHYSASEVDFNNKVQRSSVVVQQPQPRFDAPITFSAGLAACVHVEATLLNVVNPVSEIRIRVMYPDMSCQLFELHSYDVKQLSPFRHQIKSKIYLSHTQWSDSCVIKLSFVKIHNKLVVLQNCQKESATNHENGQLQLCKPVSLTIHPKPAIRV is encoded by the exons CTGTGACATTTTGctcaaacattttcattctGAAAAGAACACAGCTGTTCGGGCCAAGATTGCTTGGCTTTTAAGGAGACTTTCTTCAACACTCGGCTTTCATCCACTGCAGACAGCGGACAAGATTATAATCTTAATGGACGCTGAAG TATCTGGCAAGGTTCTTGCCCAGTTATGGTCTGCTGCCCTCTCCATTGCTCTTCGTCTGACACAGGAGAAGTCGTTGCATCAGAAGTTGGTCACAATGGCGTGCTCGGGATTGACAGACCATCACCAAGAG GTGAGGTGCTGTTGCCTGAATGTGATCGGAAATCttgcaacaaataaaaacacatcgAAACTTCCTTCGGAAAAAAGATGGGACCAAGTGAATGTACACACTCTAGTGGCTGATTATTTTGCTGACCCCGAACCACGAGTTCGAAGTGCTTCTCTTCGAGCCTTG ATACTCATGCACCAGAGAGGTCAGAGGCTTGAATTAAACGTCTATGAACAGTCATGTGCAGCCTTAAACGACGATCATGAAGTTGTCAGGCTGACTGCAGTTGAACTTGTCTGGATTCTAAGCCACGTCTACCCTGAAAG TTTAGTGAAAGCTCCGTGCTCTGATGAAAAAATTCGCCTTGTGGACGACGCGTTCGCAAAGATTTGTAACTTGTTTAATGACAGCTCATACAAG GTTCGAGCAGAAGCTGCGCGGTTACTTGGATCAATGCATCTTGTCAGCGATTCTTTTCTCTTTCAAACCCTCGACAAGAAACTCATGTCAGATTTGAGG AGAAAGAAGTCATTAAACGAACAGGCCAAAGAAGGTTTCGTTGAGGAATTCTCCTCTGGGGCGAAATGGGCTGATGACGCCGTCCCACGTGAACAAAATCCAGACACGACCACCTTAATGAACAGTGGTGCTTGTGGAGCATTCGTGCATGGTTTGGAAGATGAAATGATGG AGGTTCGAACTGCTGCAGTAGACTCACTCACAGAGCTCGCATCCCAGCGCAGTAATTCAAGTTTTGCGCAA GCTGCGCTTGACTTCTTGGTCGATTGTTTAAATGACGAAATTGAGGCAGTTCGGTTGAATGCCGTCAACTCTTTGCACATGATTGTAGAG CACGTTACTTTGCTTGAAGACCAACTTGATAATGTGCATTCAGCCATGGAGGATTCGTCTGGAGATATTAGAGCGGGGATTCACCAGTTGCTTAGCAGCTGCAG GTTAATGTCAAAATCCTGTTTGTACGACACGGTTATGATGTTATTGAAAAATCTTAACAAATACCCTCAAGATCGTCATTCAGTATGGAA AACTCAGCAGCGTCTTGGCAAGCATCACAGTGAGCTGGTGTACCTGTTGGTGCCCCAGCTACTCTCATGTCATCCTTTCTTTGATACGTCTGAACCTGAAATGGATGATCCTAGCT ACATTTCGATTCTCATCCTGGTTTTCAATGCCGCTGAGTCATGTCCGCAAATGATCCAACTCTTTCCCGAGCACGTGCTTCGTCATTACCAGTACTTAAGAGACAGCATACCGGAGTTAGTGCCACAGGATATTCAG TTGACGACGAATACATCTGGAGTCGACTTCTGCATTCAATCCCCACCACATCAAAGTGACTCCAACAATGACCCTGCGTcttttttgcaacaaactttGGCTAGAGTCCGGGATTTAAAA AGTCACGAAACATCCACACAACGAATTCTTCTCGAACGAACCATCCATGACCTACGCCATACCGTGGAAATAGCGCCCTCACTTTCCTCAACTGCGCAATGCTCGGCTGACTTTTTGCAAGCTCAGCTGTTGCTGTTGAAG GCTGTCGATAAAAAAAGCTGGTCCGGGTCAGCACAAATATGTTGTCAGCATATCGCCTTCGCTAAACCTGCTGCTGACCAGATCATACAACTCACGTTGGAG CTTGAGCATCTCTACTTGGGCTTAAGTGACGAGGAAGTAGCAATGATCCGACAACTTCGCATCAAGGCACAGGCCTTGCTCTTTGTCCTTCAGCTGCAGGAGCTAACAGCAGGCAAGCAAAG CCAACCTCAACAGGACAATGCACGGCTGACTTcgctttgcaaaaagttctttaGAATGGTTGAaggtttacaaattttcttgaaCGACAGAAGCCTAACACCTGACTCATTTGCACGGACTCTTTTCAATGAACTTTTGAAGTTGTCTCCCCAGAAGCATTCTCTGATTATAAAGTTCTTGCAACCGCTACTTTCGCATTATTCCGCATCTGAAGTCGATTTCAACAATAAG GTTCAACGATCGTCTGTGGTGGTCCAGCAACCTCAGCCTCGCTTTGACGCCCCGATCACTTTCAGCGCTGGATTGGCCGCCTGTGTTCACGTGGAAGCAACTTTATTGAATGTGGTCAACCCTGTGTCAGAAATCAG AATACGAGTGATGTATCCAGATATGAGTTGCCAGTTGTTTGAACTTCACTCATATGACGTTAAACAACTGTCACCGTTTCGACATCAGATTAAATCAAAG ATCTACCTCAGCCACACCCAGTGGTCGGACTCCTGCGTGATTAAGCTAAGTTTCGTGAAAATCCACAACAAGCTGGTCGTCCTTCAAAACTGCCAGAAGGAATCAGCAACCAATCATGAGAACGGACAATTGCAATTGTGCAAGCCAGTTAGTTTAACTATACACCCAAAGCCTGCCATAAGAGTTTGA